Proteins co-encoded in one Capnocytophaga ochracea DSM 7271 genomic window:
- the lipB gene encoding lipoyl(octanoyl) transferase LipB, with product MNKQVIVKDLGNKDYKETWDYQESLFEEIVAQKTNNKANGTTLPTTNYFLFVEHPHVYTLGKSGHIENLLIDEEGLKNKGATFYKINRGGDITYHGPGQIVGYPILDLENFFTDIHKYLRSLEEVIIRTLSDYGLKGERSEGETGVWLDVGTPFARKICAMGVRCSRWVTMHGFALNVNTDLGYFDNIIPCGIRGKAVTSLNVELAKDKVDTQEVKQRILTHFKEIFEATL from the coding sequence ATGAACAAACAAGTAATCGTTAAGGATTTAGGTAATAAAGACTACAAAGAAACGTGGGACTACCAAGAGTCGCTGTTTGAAGAAATAGTCGCACAAAAAACAAATAACAAAGCTAATGGCACAACCTTGCCTACTACTAATTATTTTCTTTTTGTAGAACATCCTCACGTATATACACTTGGCAAAAGCGGTCATATAGAGAATCTGCTCATTGATGAAGAAGGTCTAAAAAATAAAGGGGCTACTTTTTACAAAATCAATCGTGGAGGAGATATCACCTATCACGGACCTGGACAGATTGTGGGGTATCCTATCTTAGATTTAGAAAACTTTTTCACCGATATCCACAAATATTTGCGTTCTTTAGAAGAAGTGATTATCCGTACTCTTTCCGATTATGGTCTCAAAGGCGAACGCAGTGAAGGTGAGACAGGGGTTTGGCTTGATGTAGGAACGCCTTTTGCTCGTAAAATTTGCGCAATGGGAGTCCGTTGTTCTCGTTGGGTAACAATGCACGGTTTTGCCCTAAATGTAAATACTGATTTAGGCTATTTTGATAATATTATCCCTTGTGGTATTCGCGGTAAAGCAGTAACGTCTCTAAATGTAGAATTAGCAAAAGATAAAGTGGATACTCAAGAGGTAAAACAACGTATCCTAACTCATTTTAAAGAAATCTTTGAAGCAACATTATAA
- the ypfJ gene encoding KPN_02809 family neutral zinc metallopeptidase: MKWEGRRQSSNVDDRRGISAKGGLIAGGGIVGIIVVLLQLFGGETGQQVASVVSQVAGGNQTQQAVEHVELTAEQKKIGEFTATVLADTEDVWDKIFAQNGLGTYKKPTLVLFTANVNTGCGTASSAVGPFYCPADQKLYMDMDFFEELKTRFGAKGGDFAIAYVMAHEVGHHIQTLLGTSQQVRQKQQGLSKAAANKWSVAQELQADFYAGVWAHHNQKYLDADDIDEALSAANAVGDDAIQKRMQGHVVPDSFTHGTSEQRKYWFTKGYNTGDIRQGNIQTIYEQTSNR; encoded by the coding sequence ATGAAATGGGAAGGAAGAAGACAAAGTAGCAATGTAGACGACCGTCGCGGAATAAGTGCTAAAGGTGGTCTTATAGCAGGCGGTGGTATCGTAGGTATCATCGTAGTATTGTTACAACTCTTTGGAGGCGAAACAGGACAACAAGTAGCCTCTGTAGTAAGTCAAGTAGCAGGTGGTAACCAAACTCAACAAGCGGTAGAACACGTAGAACTTACTGCCGAACAAAAGAAAATAGGTGAATTTACCGCTACAGTGCTCGCCGATACCGAAGATGTATGGGATAAAATATTTGCTCAAAATGGCTTAGGAACCTATAAGAAACCTACCTTGGTACTCTTTACCGCTAATGTAAATACAGGCTGTGGAACTGCCTCTTCTGCAGTAGGTCCATTCTATTGTCCTGCTGACCAAAAGCTCTATATGGATATGGATTTCTTTGAAGAACTCAAAACACGCTTCGGAGCTAAAGGTGGCGATTTTGCTATTGCCTACGTAATGGCACACGAGGTAGGACATCATATCCAAACGCTTTTAGGCACTTCTCAACAAGTACGCCAAAAACAACAAGGGCTCTCCAAAGCAGCTGCCAATAAATGGTCAGTAGCACAAGAATTACAAGCTGATTTCTATGCGGGAGTATGGGCACATCACAACCAAAAATATTTAGATGCCGATGATATTGACGAAGCTCTTAGTGCGGCTAACGCTGTAGGTGATGACGCTATACAAAAACGTATGCAGGGACACGTAGTACCCGATTCATTTACTCACGGTACTTCTGAACAACGTAAATATTGGTTTACCAAAGGTTACAATACTGGAGATATCCGTCAGGGTAATATTCAAACTATTTATGAACAAACAAGTAATCGTTAA
- the asnA gene encoding aspartate--ammonia ligase has translation MTIIIPKNYSTPYGIMDTERAIKLIKDSFEQALARALNLTRISAPLFVKRSTGLNDNLNGIERPVSFEMKDYKGEVIEIIHSLAKWKRLALKRYGIKAGEGIYTDMNAIRRDEELDNTHSIYVDQWDWEKVITPSQRTLSYLKQTVKQLYNVFLETEALLVKEYNKCKVFLPREVTFISSQELEDMYPNLSPSEREHNFTKEKGAIFITQIGKTLLSGKKHDNRAPDYDDWELNGDLIIWNPVLNSALELSSMGIRVNEASLHSQLKASKSEEREKLEYHQMLLRGELPLTIGGGIGQSRICMLLLQKAHIGEVQASIWTDDMVQLCDKNGIHLL, from the coding sequence ATGACTATTATTATCCCTAAGAACTACTCAACTCCCTACGGAATAATGGATACCGAGCGGGCTATAAAACTAATCAAAGACTCTTTTGAGCAGGCTTTGGCGCGTGCTTTAAACCTCACACGTATTTCGGCTCCTTTATTTGTGAAGCGTTCCACAGGTCTTAATGATAACCTCAACGGAATAGAACGCCCTGTTAGCTTCGAAATGAAAGATTACAAAGGTGAAGTGATAGAAATTATCCATTCGCTTGCTAAATGGAAACGTTTAGCCCTGAAACGCTATGGTATTAAAGCAGGCGAAGGCATTTATACTGATATGAATGCTATCCGTAGAGATGAAGAATTAGATAATACCCATTCTATTTATGTAGACCAATGGGATTGGGAAAAAGTGATAACTCCCTCTCAGCGCACTTTATCTTATCTCAAACAAACCGTAAAACAGCTATATAATGTCTTTCTTGAAACAGAAGCGCTTTTAGTAAAAGAATATAACAAGTGTAAGGTTTTTCTACCTCGTGAAGTAACTTTCATAAGTTCACAAGAATTAGAAGATATGTATCCTAACTTATCACCTTCTGAACGTGAACATAATTTCACCAAAGAAAAAGGAGCTATTTTTATTACTCAAATAGGCAAAACACTTCTTTCAGGAAAAAAACACGACAATAGAGCCCCCGATTATGACGATTGGGAACTCAATGGCGACCTTATTATTTGGAATCCTGTACTAAACAGCGCTTTAGAACTTTCTTCAATGGGTATTCGAGTAAACGAAGCCTCTCTACATTCTCAACTGAAAGCTTCAAAATCAGAAGAACGTGAGAAGTTAGAATACCATCAGATGCTATTACGCGGTGAATTACCCTTAACTATTGGGGGAGGTATCGGTCAATCTCGTATCTGTATGCTACTTTTGCAAAAAGCTCATATCGGTGAAGTACAAGCATCCATATGGACAGATGATATGGTTCAGTTATGCGATAAGAACGGAATTCATTTATTGTAA
- a CDS encoding OmpA family protein, giving the protein MKNMKIKVLFALFLGGCSLGFSQIKVSPVEIYNTVVDRGYEIQEVVERLGDYYYASKDYPKAFHWYEKLMKDGNYSPQPINRYRYAVVLQALGKKDEAKKQFNLFEVLTKKGDAPQTNPTPDCSREIIGTVTDAETGAKISGAQVYIFDSAMGALSSNTTDSKGSFITKKLNCNFQNGFVEIVKKDYDIADVPIVFENNNTLKKTISLAPHTISLNEGDDLAPVFAIDNIHFNYGRTNIRYDASVQLAKIVAFLEANPTVKIAIKVHTDSRGEDGYNMNLTETQAQSIYQWLVSKGISPNRLTAKGYGETQLVNGCENGVPCSEEEHQANKRVEFIIIEK; this is encoded by the coding sequence ATGAAAAATATGAAGATAAAAGTATTATTTGCGCTATTCTTAGGAGGTTGCTCCTTAGGTTTTTCACAAATAAAAGTATCTCCTGTCGAAATTTATAACACAGTAGTAGATAGAGGATATGAAATACAAGAAGTTGTAGAACGATTAGGCGATTATTACTATGCTAGTAAAGATTATCCTAAAGCGTTCCATTGGTATGAAAAACTGATGAAAGACGGCAACTACTCTCCTCAACCCATCAACCGTTACCGCTATGCAGTGGTATTGCAAGCCTTAGGTAAAAAAGACGAAGCTAAAAAACAATTTAACCTATTTGAGGTACTCACAAAAAAAGGTGACGCTCCTCAAACTAACCCTACACCAGATTGCTCTCGTGAAATTATAGGCACTGTAACCGATGCCGAAACAGGTGCCAAAATTTCTGGTGCTCAAGTTTATATATTCGATAGTGCTATGGGAGCTCTTTCCAGCAATACAACTGATAGTAAAGGCTCTTTTATTACCAAAAAACTGAACTGTAACTTCCAAAATGGCTTTGTGGAAATCGTAAAAAAAGATTATGATATTGCCGATGTTCCTATCGTTTTTGAGAACAATAACACTCTCAAAAAAACAATATCATTAGCCCCTCACACAATAAGCCTTAACGAGGGCGATGATTTAGCCCCTGTTTTTGCCATTGATAATATTCATTTCAACTACGGAAGAACCAATATCCGATATGACGCCTCTGTGCAATTAGCTAAAATTGTGGCTTTTTTGGAAGCCAATCCTACTGTAAAGATAGCAATTAAAGTGCACACCGATAGCCGAGGAGAAGACGGTTACAATATGAACCTCACCGAAACTCAAGCGCAATCTATCTATCAATGGCTTGTAAGCAAAGGTATTTCTCCTAACCGATTAACTGCCAAAGGTTATGGCGAAACGCAATTGGTAAATGGTTGCGAAAACGGAGTGCCTTGTAGCGAAGAAGAACACCAAGCCAATAAACGCGTAGAATTTATTATTATCGAAAAATAA
- a CDS encoding acyl-CoA carboxylase subunit beta, translated as MDIQFNTNEDYNKLALSQLRKRLKKVKEGGGKKNLEKLHSQGKLSARERIEYLLDNNKPQIEIGAFAGEGMYEEHGGCPSAGVVVVIGYVAGRQCVVVANDATVKAGAWFPITAKKNLRAQEIAMENRLPIIYLVDSAGVYLPLQDEIFPDKEHFGRIFRNNALMSSMGITQIAVVMGSCVAGGAYLPIMSDEALIVDKTGSIFLAGSYLVKAAIGENIDNETLGGATTHCEISGVTDYKATDDKDALDRVRRTMAKLADAEKAGFNRIEAHKPLKDPNEIYGILPKLRTEPYDMKEIILRLVDNSEFDEYKEGYGQTILTGYARIEGWAVGIVANQRKVVKTKKGEMQFGGVIYSDSADKATRFIANCNQKKIPLLFLQDVTGFMVGSRSEHGGIIKDGAKLVNAVANSVVPKFTVVIGNSYGAGNYAMCGKAYDPRLIVSWHSGNISVMGGTQAAKVLLQIETANLRKKGEELTPEKEAVLFAHIKEQYDEQISPYYAAARLWTDAIIDPLETRQWIAMGIEAANNAPIERAFNLGVIQV; from the coding sequence ATGGACATTCAATTCAATACAAACGAAGATTACAATAAATTAGCCCTTAGTCAGTTGCGCAAACGCTTGAAAAAAGTAAAAGAAGGCGGGGGCAAAAAGAACCTCGAAAAGCTTCACAGCCAAGGTAAACTTTCGGCTCGTGAACGCATAGAGTATCTGTTAGACAACAATAAACCCCAAATAGAAATAGGCGCTTTTGCCGGTGAGGGAATGTACGAAGAACACGGCGGTTGCCCCTCGGCTGGTGTAGTGGTGGTGATAGGCTATGTAGCTGGTAGACAATGCGTAGTAGTAGCTAACGACGCTACTGTAAAGGCGGGAGCGTGGTTTCCTATTACTGCCAAAAAGAACCTACGCGCTCAAGAAATTGCGATGGAGAACCGATTACCTATCATCTATTTGGTGGATAGTGCAGGGGTGTACTTGCCTTTGCAGGACGAGATTTTTCCCGATAAGGAACACTTTGGTCGCATCTTTCGCAACAATGCCCTGATGAGTAGTATGGGCATCACCCAAATAGCCGTAGTAATGGGCAGTTGTGTGGCGGGAGGGGCTTATCTGCCTATAATGAGCGATGAGGCACTGATAGTAGATAAAACGGGCAGTATCTTCTTAGCGGGTAGCTATTTAGTGAAGGCTGCGATAGGCGAAAACATCGATAATGAAACCTTAGGTGGAGCCACTACCCATTGCGAAATTAGCGGGGTGACCGACTACAAAGCAACCGATGATAAAGACGCTCTCGACCGTGTACGCCGTACAATGGCTAAACTTGCCGATGCCGAAAAAGCGGGCTTTAACCGCATTGAAGCTCATAAACCGCTGAAAGACCCTAACGAAATTTACGGTATCTTGCCTAAATTGCGCACAGAGCCTTATGATATGAAGGAAATTATCCTTCGATTGGTAGACAATTCAGAATTTGACGAATATAAAGAAGGGTACGGACAAACTATTCTCACGGGCTATGCGCGTATTGAGGGTTGGGCGGTAGGCATTGTTGCTAACCAGCGCAAAGTCGTAAAAACTAAGAAAGGAGAAATGCAGTTTGGAGGAGTAATCTACTCGGATAGTGCCGACAAAGCGACCCGCTTTATTGCGAATTGCAACCAAAAGAAAATTCCTTTGCTCTTCTTGCAAGATGTTACCGGTTTTATGGTAGGCTCCAGATCAGAGCACGGAGGGATTATCAAAGATGGGGCTAAACTTGTGAATGCGGTTGCTAATTCGGTAGTGCCCAAATTTACGGTCGTGATAGGTAACTCGTATGGGGCTGGTAACTACGCAATGTGCGGTAAGGCTTACGACCCGCGTCTTATCGTATCCTGGCACAGTGGAAACATTTCGGTAATGGGAGGTACGCAAGCTGCTAAAGTACTCTTGCAGATAGAAACTGCCAACCTAAGGAAAAAAGGAGAGGAACTTACCCCTGAAAAAGAAGCCGTGCTTTTTGCTCATATCAAAGAGCAATACGACGAGCAGATATCACCCTACTACGCCGCTGCTCGCCTTTGGACGGATGCTATTATAGACCCATTAGAAACCCGCCAATGGATAGCAATGGGTATAGAAGCTGCCAACAACGCCCCCATCGAAAGAGCGTTTAATTTGGGTGTGATACAAGTATAA
- the ruvB gene encoding Holliday junction branch migration DNA helicase RuvB codes for MNKNLDPNKENYSAQELDIERALRPLSFDDFAGQEAVLENLKVFVKAANMRHEALDHTLFHGPPGLGKTTLAHILANELGVGIKITSGPVLDKPGDLAGLLTNLQERDVLFIDEIHRLSPVVEEYLYSAMEDYKIDIMIESGPNARTVQINLNPFTLIGATTRSGLLTAPMRARFGIQSRLQYYSTELLADIVRRSASILKVPISMEAAIELASRSRGTPRIANALLRRIRDFAQIKGNGEINIAITRFGLKALNVDAHGLDEMDNKILSTLIDKFKGGPVGITTLATAVSESAETIEEVYEPFLIQEGFIVRTPRGREVTDLAYKHLGRVNPARQGTLFD; via the coding sequence TTGAATAAAAACTTAGACCCAAATAAAGAAAATTATTCGGCGCAAGAACTCGATATAGAAAGAGCCTTGCGCCCTTTGTCGTTTGATGATTTTGCAGGGCAAGAAGCAGTTTTAGAAAACCTAAAAGTATTCGTAAAAGCTGCTAATATGCGTCACGAAGCACTTGACCATACCCTTTTTCACGGACCTCCTGGACTTGGAAAGACTACTCTCGCTCATATTTTAGCTAACGAATTGGGCGTAGGTATCAAAATTACTTCAGGCCCTGTGCTTGATAAACCTGGTGATCTGGCAGGATTACTCACCAATTTGCAAGAGCGGGATGTACTTTTTATCGACGAGATACACCGCTTGAGTCCAGTAGTAGAAGAGTATCTCTACTCGGCTATGGAGGACTACAAGATTGATATAATGATAGAATCAGGGCCTAACGCCCGCACCGTACAAATCAATCTCAATCCATTTACGCTTATAGGGGCGACCACCCGTTCAGGGCTACTTACAGCTCCTATGCGTGCACGTTTTGGTATTCAAAGTCGATTGCAGTATTATTCTACCGAACTTTTGGCAGATATCGTTCGGCGCAGTGCTTCTATCCTTAAAGTACCTATTTCTATGGAAGCTGCTATAGAATTAGCGAGCAGAAGTAGAGGTACCCCGCGTATTGCGAATGCTCTTTTGCGCCGTATTCGTGACTTTGCTCAGATAAAAGGCAATGGTGAAATAAATATTGCTATTACCCGTTTCGGACTTAAAGCCTTAAATGTAGATGCTCACGGATTAGACGAGATGGACAACAAAATTCTCTCAACCCTTATTGATAAGTTCAAAGGAGGACCTGTGGGAATTACCACTTTGGCGACTGCCGTTTCCGAAAGTGCTGAAACTATTGAAGAGGTGTATGAACCTTTCCTCATTCAAGAAGGATTTATCGTGCGTACTCCTCGCGGACGCGAAGTAACCGATTTAGCTTATAAACACTTAGGTAGAGTGAATCCTGCAAGGCAAGGCACTTTATTTGATTAA
- a CDS encoding pseudouridine synthase, giving the protein MENKKFNNYKKNSYSSNGNSEKKPYNSSYNSGNNRNNNGNSSFKKKTYGQNEGRSYSNNSGNRYENNSGNRYENNGGNRYNNSNNGYNSENRKSYNPNFKKNEGYSKPNNYNHNEGYNRNDNYKKPFNKKPYNNTYKPQNNAPIDYPTTTPAEVRLNKYIADAGICSRRNADMYISAGNVTVNGEVMTTLGYRVKPTDEVRFDGKLLSSEKKEYILLNKPKGFITTTNDEKGRKTVMDLVANATNVRILPVGRLDRATTGLLLLTNDGELTKKLTHPTHGVRKIYHVILDRKLDYKDFMKVQDGLELEDGLIEVDEISYVNDKPKNEIGIKIHSGRNRIVRRIFEHLGYQVEKLDRVVFAGLTKKDLPRGHWRRLTQQEVINLRNMK; this is encoded by the coding sequence ATGGAAAACAAAAAATTTAATAATTACAAGAAGAATAGCTATTCCTCTAATGGGAATTCAGAGAAAAAGCCTTACAATTCTTCTTATAACAGCGGTAACAATCGCAACAACAACGGCAATAGTTCATTCAAAAAGAAAACTTACGGACAGAACGAAGGACGCAGTTACAGCAATAACAGTGGCAACCGTTATGAAAATAATAGCGGTAATCGTTATGAAAATAACGGTGGCAATCGTTACAACAATAGTAACAATGGTTACAACTCCGAAAATAGAAAATCTTACAATCCTAACTTCAAAAAGAACGAGGGATATAGTAAACCAAACAACTACAACCATAATGAAGGTTATAACCGAAACGATAATTATAAAAAACCTTTCAACAAAAAACCTTATAACAATACCTACAAACCTCAAAACAACGCTCCTATAGACTACCCTACTACCACTCCAGCTGAAGTGCGTTTGAACAAATATATTGCCGATGCTGGTATCTGCTCACGCCGTAATGCCGATATGTATATTTCGGCAGGTAATGTAACGGTGAATGGTGAAGTAATGACCACGCTTGGCTATCGCGTAAAGCCTACTGATGAAGTGCGTTTTGATGGAAAACTCCTTTCTTCTGAAAAGAAAGAATACATCTTGCTCAACAAACCCAAAGGTTTTATCACCACTACCAACGATGAGAAAGGACGCAAAACTGTAATGGATTTGGTCGCAAATGCTACCAATGTACGCATCTTGCCTGTAGGTCGTTTAGACAGAGCTACTACAGGTTTGTTATTGCTTACCAATGATGGAGAGCTTACCAAAAAACTCACTCACCCCACTCACGGTGTGCGCAAAATATACCACGTAATTCTCGACCGCAAACTCGACTACAAAGACTTTATGAAGGTACAAGACGGATTAGAGTTAGAAGATGGTCTTATTGAAGTAGATGAAATCAGCTATGTGAACGACAAACCTAAGAATGAAATAGGCATCAAAATTCACAGTGGTCGCAATCGCATTGTACGTCGTATTTTTGAACACTTGGGCTATCAAGTAGAAAAACTCGACCGTGTAGTATTTGCTGGGCTTACTAAAAAAGATTTACCTCGTGGTCATTGGCGTCGCCTCACTCAGCAAGAAGTAATCAATCTTCGCAATATGAAGTGA
- the atpG gene encoding ATP synthase F1 subunit gamma: MANLKEIRSRISSVSSTMQITAAMKMVSAAKLKKAQDAIVAMKPYAYKLKQLLEHLSAALGDENVYNPRKGEVRKVLLVPITSNRGLCGAFNASVIKKALELKQTTYKDKQVQLYTIGKKGNDVLKKYDNIIAHNSEIFDKLTFATAAALAEELMELYTSGKYDQIVLVYNSFKNAATQILTEETFLPIQPIATKAKGKELNTNYIYEPSKQEIVEELIPRSLKTEIFKALRDSVAAEHGARMTAMHKATDNAQDLKNELILTYNKARQATITGEIIEIVGGSEALA; the protein is encoded by the coding sequence ATGGCGAATTTAAAAGAAATACGAAGCAGAATTTCATCGGTAAGTTCAACGATGCAAATCACGGCAGCGATGAAAATGGTATCGGCAGCCAAACTGAAAAAGGCTCAAGATGCTATTGTAGCGATGAAGCCTTATGCTTATAAACTCAAGCAGTTATTAGAACATCTTAGTGCTGCCTTGGGTGATGAGAATGTTTATAATCCACGCAAAGGAGAAGTAAGAAAAGTACTTTTGGTACCTATCACCTCCAATAGAGGACTCTGCGGGGCGTTCAATGCCAGCGTGATTAAAAAAGCGTTAGAGTTAAAACAAACTACCTATAAAGACAAGCAGGTACAACTCTACACCATAGGTAAAAAAGGCAATGATGTGCTGAAAAAATACGACAATATTATAGCTCATAACAGCGAGATTTTCGATAAGCTCACCTTTGCTACAGCTGCTGCTTTGGCTGAAGAACTAATGGAATTGTACACTTCGGGTAAATATGACCAGATAGTATTGGTGTACAACAGCTTTAAGAATGCAGCTACACAAATTCTTACCGAAGAAACATTTTTGCCTATTCAGCCTATAGCGACTAAAGCAAAAGGCAAAGAACTAAATACAAATTATATTTATGAGCCTTCTAAGCAAGAGATTGTAGAAGAACTCATTCCGCGTTCTCTGAAAACAGAGATTTTCAAAGCCTTACGCGACTCAGTAGCTGCTGAGCACGGTGCTCGTATGACAGCTATGCACAAAGCTACCGACAATGCTCAAGACCTTAAGAACGAACTCATACTTACCTACAACAAAGCTCGCCAGGCTACTATTACTGGTGAGATTATAGAAATTGTAGGAGGTTCAGAAGCCTTAGCATAA
- a CDS encoding DUF1266 domain-containing protein, which yields MSVIIWVIIGAVFLFALKIYVNKVYTKKHLQKQIGHINQNPLTEEQIRLLTFGAILTYYRGENLLNLIPTEILETYQKGLRRQWEITDTASAKETISDLLAQKRSLQFRHLLTQTSPELSKIQKQIAKGLGIELAQVEAVKSAYAWDLCRAASLAKWCYWCQYITETEMWDILQKVSEIAKEQGKNWQEYTISFLLGRTIQGFDLENLIILTSQLFHSKSPSLRKIEGIDVYQRYSFQQQ from the coding sequence ATGAGTGTTATTATATGGGTAATTATTGGAGCCGTCTTTTTATTTGCGCTAAAGATTTATGTAAATAAAGTTTATACAAAAAAACACTTGCAAAAACAAATAGGGCACATCAATCAAAACCCTTTAACAGAGGAACAGATACGATTGCTTACTTTTGGGGCGATACTAACGTATTACCGTGGTGAAAATCTACTAAACTTGATACCTACTGAAATATTAGAAACATATCAGAAAGGATTACGTCGACAATGGGAAATAACAGATACAGCATCTGCTAAAGAAACTATAAGTGACTTATTAGCACAGAAACGTTCATTACAGTTCCGTCATCTGCTAACGCAAACCTCACCTGAGCTTAGCAAAATACAGAAACAGATAGCCAAAGGTTTGGGAATAGAATTAGCACAAGTAGAAGCAGTAAAATCGGCTTATGCGTGGGATTTGTGTAGAGCAGCTTCTTTGGCTAAATGGTGTTATTGGTGCCAATATATCACAGAAACTGAAATGTGGGATATATTGCAAAAAGTATCAGAAATAGCAAAAGAACAAGGTAAGAATTGGCAAGAATATACCATATCTTTCCTTTTAGGACGTACTATTCAGGGTTTTGATTTGGAAAACCTTATTATTCTAACCTCTCAGCTATTCCATAGCAAATCACCTTCATTAAGGAAGATAGAAGGAATAGATGTCTATCAAAGGTATTCTTTTCAACAGCAATGA
- the atpA gene encoding F0F1 ATP synthase subunit alpha, with translation MAEIKAAEISAILKEQLAHFDANASLEEVGTVLQVGDGIARIFGLSNAQYGELVKFDNGLQGIVLNLEEDNVGITLLGPSTDIKEGDTVKRTGLIASINVGEGIVGRVVNTLGQPIDGKGPITGKLYEMPLERKAPGVIFRQPVNEPLQTGIKAIDAMIPIGRGQRELVIGDRQTGKTTVCIDTILNQKEFYDAGKPVYCIYVAIGQKASTVAGITKTLEDAGALAYTTIVAANASDPAPMQVYAPFAGAAIGEYFRDTGRPALIIYDDLSKQAVAYREVSLLLRRPPGREAYPGDVFYLHSRLLERAAKVINDDTIARQMNDLPESIAPLVKGGGSLTALPIIETQAGDVSAYIPTNVISITDGQIFLESDLFNSGVRPAINVGISVSRVGGSAQIKSMKKVAGTLKLDQAQYRELEAFAKFGSDLDAATMGVIEKGKRNVEILKQPQNDPYPVENQIAIIYAGSKNLLRQVPVDKIKEFEREYLEFLNVSHRDILDELKAGKLTDEITATLEKVAKDLSEKYAK, from the coding sequence ATGGCAGAAATAAAAGCCGCTGAAATTTCAGCAATTTTAAAAGAACAATTAGCGCACTTCGATGCCAATGCTTCTTTAGAAGAAGTAGGAACGGTATTACAAGTGGGAGATGGTATTGCGCGTATCTTTGGACTATCGAATGCGCAATATGGTGAATTAGTGAAATTTGACAACGGACTACAAGGGATTGTCCTCAACCTCGAAGAAGACAACGTGGGGATTACCCTCTTAGGACCGTCAACTGATATTAAAGAAGGTGATACTGTAAAACGCACGGGGCTCATCGCCTCTATCAATGTAGGCGAAGGTATCGTAGGTCGTGTGGTAAACACCTTAGGGCAACCCATTGATGGTAAAGGTCCTATTACTGGCAAACTATACGAAATGCCGTTGGAACGCAAAGCCCCTGGGGTAATCTTCCGTCAGCCTGTAAACGAACCTCTACAAACAGGTATCAAGGCTATCGACGCAATGATTCCTATCGGTCGCGGACAACGTGAGTTAGTGATTGGTGACCGACAAACGGGTAAAACTACCGTGTGTATCGACACTATCCTCAACCAAAAAGAGTTCTACGATGCGGGCAAACCAGTATATTGCATCTATGTGGCTATTGGTCAGAAAGCTTCTACCGTAGCAGGTATCACTAAAACCTTAGAAGATGCGGGTGCTTTGGCTTATACTACCATTGTAGCAGCTAATGCTTCTGATCCTGCTCCTATGCAGGTATATGCACCTTTCGCAGGAGCTGCTATTGGGGAATACTTCCGTGATACAGGTCGCCCAGCTCTTATTATCTACGACGACCTTTCTAAACAAGCGGTAGCTTACCGTGAGGTATCACTTCTATTACGCCGCCCACCTGGACGTGAGGCTTACCCTGGTGATGTGTTCTACTTGCACTCTCGCTTATTAGAGCGCGCTGCCAAAGTAATTAATGATGATACTATCGCACGCCAGATGAACGACCTACCCGAAAGCATTGCACCACTCGTAAAAGGAGGAGGTTCTCTCACTGCTTTGCCAATCATCGAAACTCAAGCGGGTGACGTATCAGCCTATATCCCTACTAACGTGATTTCTATTACTGACGGACAGATATTCTTGGAGTCCGATTTGTTCAACTCAGGGGTACGTCCAGCTATCAACGTGGGTATTTCGGTATCGCGTGTGGGAGGTTCAGCACAGATTAAATCGATGAAGAAAGTAGCGGGTACCCTCAAATTAGACCAAGCACAATACCGCGAACTCGAAGCTTTTGCCAAATTCGGCTCTGACCTCGATGCAGCTACTATGGGGGTTATCGAAAAAGGAAAACGCAATGTGGAAATCTTGAAACAACCACAAAACGACCCTTACCCCGTAGAAAACCAAATTGCAATTATCTATGCAGGTTCTAAAAACTTATTGAGACAAGTGCCTGTGGACAAGATAAAAGAATTTGAGAGAGAATATTTAGAGTTCCTCAATGTATCCCATCGTGACATTTTAGACGAGCTAAAAGCTGGCAAACTCACCGATGAGATTACAGCTACTCTCGAAAAAGTAGCGAAAGATTTGAGTGAAAAATACGCAAAATAG